A single window of Gymnogyps californianus isolate 813 chromosome 16, ASM1813914v2, whole genome shotgun sequence DNA harbors:
- the ASCC2 gene encoding LOW QUALITY PROTEIN: activating signal cointegrator 1 complex subunit 2 (The sequence of the model RefSeq protein was modified relative to this genomic sequence to represent the inferred CDS: inserted 1 base in 1 codon), with protein sequence MPALPLDELQLTERDPETGKLRTLPALHPEIKADRSFVLYRPPPVVRDPALVEEFLERAKFIADDLNWLLALPHDKFWCQVIFDETLQKCLDSYLCYAPRKFDALLDCHPEVNDMQKCLHRSVFLTFLRMSTHKESKDHFITPSVFGEIIYNNFLFDIPKILDLCVLFGKGNGLLLQKMIENIFTQQPSYFSDLDETLPTVLQVFNSILRKCGLQCEGASAEPQKLEEKVNVTPGNMPLQELKDIVLYLCDTCTTLWAFLDVFPLACQTFQKHEFCYRLASFYELAIPELESAIKKRHYEDNSVFADLWRRISHSRRKMIEAFHILINQVCLQPILESSCENIQPFIEEFLQIFTSVLQERRFLRDYDELFPVEDDVSLLQQASSTLDETRTAYILQAVESAWEGVDRKKAQGIKDPTPPAASNGASAIVESTAEDMEELGAAYASEDECAGAAAAPIAKVSGVELDSLISQVKDLLPDLGEGFILACLEEYGYNAEQVINNILEDKLVPYLDKLDRTMQRQLKPDPTPLVTSRYNXFQNDEFDVFSRDSVDVSRIKKDKRQKDTTRSLLNDKRLIAEQKERYSQYSMIVEEIPVQQGDAQLYKEDYEDEYDDTYDGNQVGANDADSDDELISRRPFTIPRVLRPKGQEEGQEEEEEDEEEEEEVEKERTKDHFVQDPAVLRERAEARRLAYLARKGHKHDSSAVVGNVKGHGQNRETVQERRKKEANKSTRANHNRRVMADRKRNKGMIPS encoded by the exons ATGCCGGCATTGCCTCTGGATGAACTCCAGCTGACAGAAAGGGATCCCGAGACAGGGAAGCTGAGAACTCTGCCAGCACTG CacccagaaataaaagcagatcgGTCTTTTGTGCTATACAGACCGCCACCTGTTGTCAGAGACCCTGCTTTAGTGGAAGAATTCTTGGAGCGAGCAAAATTCATTGCAGATGACCTGAACTGGCTTCTGGCTTTGCCTCATGACAAATTTTGGTGCCAG GTAATATTTGATGAGACACTTCAGAAATGTCTGGATTCCTACCTGTGCTATGCCCCTCGCAAGTTTGATGCGTTGCTGGATTGCCATCCAGAGGTGAATGACATGCAGAAATGTCTTCATCGGAGTGTCTTCCTGACTTTCCTCAGAATGTCCACTCACAAGGAGTCCaag gaTCATTTTATCACTCCCTCTGTCTTTGGagaaattatttacaataaCTTCCTGTTCGACATCCCTAAGATTCTGGATCTCTGTGTGCTttttgggaaaggaaatggTCTCCTGCTCCAGAAGATGATTG AAAATATCTTCACTCAGCAACCAAGTTACTTCAGTGACCTAGACGAAACTCTGCCCACGGTCCTCCAG GTGTTTAACAGTATTTTGCGTAAGTGTGGTTTGCAGTGTGAAGGAGCCTCTGCTGAGCCTcagaaattggaagaaaaagtaaatgtgaCTCCAGGGAACATGCCCCTCCAG gaGCTGAAGGATATTGTGCTGTACTTATGCGACACTTGCACGACACTCTGGGCGTTTCTTGATGTCTTCCCATTGGCTTGCCAGACCTTCCAAAAACATGAGTTTTGTTACAG ATTAGCTTCGTTTTATGAATTGGCAATTCCTGAGCTGGAATCTGCAATTAAGAAGAGGCATTATGAGGATAACAG tgTTTTTGCAGATTTGTGGAGGAGAATTTCGCATTCCAGAAGGAAGATGATAGAAGCTTTTCACATCCTAATAAACCAAGTCTGTCTGCAGCCCATCTTAGAAAGCAG ctgtgagaATATTCAGCCTTTTATTGAGGAATTTCTACAGATCTTCACTTCGGTGCTTCAGGAAAGGAG ATTTCTCCGTGACTATGATGAGCTGTTTCCTGTTGAGGATGATGTCAGTCTGCTTCAGCAAGCGTCCTCCACCCT AGATGAGACCAGGACAGCCTATATCCTCCAAGCAGTGGAAAGTGCGTGGGAAGGGgtagacaggaaaaaagcacaagGCATTAAAGATCCAACACCACCAGCAGCGTCTAATGGAGCATCAGCCATAGTGGAGAGCACTGCTGAGGACATGGAAGAGCTCGGGGCTGCATATGCATCAGAAGATGAG TGTGCCGGTGCAGCTGCTGCGCCCATTGCCAAGGTGTCAGGGGTGGAGCTGGACTCTCTGATCTCTCAAGTGAAAGACCTGCTGCCAGACCTTGGTGAGGGCTTCATCCTGGCCTGCCTGGAAGAGTACGGTTACAACGCGGAGCAAGTGATCAACAACATTCTAGAAGATAAGCTGGTGCCATACTTGGATAAGCTGGACCGAACAATGCAAAG acagCTGAAGCCAGACCCTACTCCTCTAGTCACTTCTCGCTATA GTTTCCAGAATGATGAGTTTGATGTTTTCAGTAGGGATTCAGTGGATGTTTCTCggataaaaaaagacaa gaggcagaaggaCACGACCAGGAGTTTGCTGAATGACAAACGCCTGATTGCTGAGCAGAAGGAGCGCTACAGCCAGTACAGCATGATTGTGGAGGAGATTCCTGTGCAGCAAGGAGACGCTCAACTCTACAAGGAGGACTATGAGGACGAGTACGATGACACTTACGATGGAAACCAAGTGGGGGCAAATGATGCTGACTCAGATGATGAGCTGATCAGTAGGAG GCCATTCACAATTCCTCGGGTCTTGAGACCTaaaggacaggaggaaggacaggaggaggaggaagaggatgaagaggaggaggaggaagtggaaaaggaaagaacaaag GACCATTTTGTGCAGGACCCAGCTGTACTGCGGGAGAGAGCTGAAGCCAGGCGGCTGGCTTACCTTGCGAGGAAGGG GCACAAGCACGACAGCTCTGCTGTTGTTGGGAATGTGAAGGGCCATGGGCAGAACCGGGAAACAGTGCAGGAAcgaaggaagaaggaagcaaacaaaagcacaagAGCTAACCATAATCGACGAGTCATGGCTGACAGAAAGCGGAATAAAGGCATGATTCCTTCCTGA